A genomic window from Pyxicephalus adspersus chromosome 2, UCB_Pads_2.0, whole genome shotgun sequence includes:
- the RPL4 gene encoding large ribosomal subunit protein uL4, whose translation MACARPLITVYSEKGESSGKNVTMPAVFKAPIRPDIVNFVHTNLRKNNRQPYAVSELAGHQTSAESWGTGRAVARIPRVRGGGTHRSGQGAFGNMCRGGRMFAPTKTWRRWHRRVNVTQKRYAVCSALAASALPALVMSKGHRIEEIPEVPLVVEDKIEGYKKTKEAVLLLKKLKAWNDIKKVYASQRMRAGKGKMRNRRRIQRKGPCVIYNEDNGIVKAFRNIPGITLLNVSKLNLLRLAPGGHVGRFCIWTESAFRKLDALYGTWRKPASLKANYNLPMHKMTNTDLSRILKSPEIQKALRAPIKKVKRRELKKNPMKNLRIMMRLNPYAKTAKRNAILRQSENIKKKQERKEKRAAASTAAAPAAAKAS comes from the exons GCCTGCGCTCGTCCTTTGATAACGGTGTACTCCGAAAAGGGGGAATCATCTGGCAAAAATGTCACTATGCCAGCAGTGTTCAAGGCTCCTATACGCCCAGATATAGTCAACTTTGTTCACACAAACCTGCGCAAGAACAACAGGCAGCCATATGCAGTGAGCGAGCTTGCTG GTCACCAGACCAGTGCTGAATCATGGGGAACTGGCAGGGCTGTTGCCCGTATTCCCCGTGTCCGTGGTGGTGGAACTCACCGTTCCGGCCAGGGTGCTTTTGGAAAC ATGTGCCGAGGTGGGCGTATGTTTGCTCCAACAAAGACCTGGAGACGCTGGCACCGTAGAGTCAATGTAACCCAGAAGAGATATGCTGTTTGCTCTGCATTGGCTGCTTCAGCCCTGCCTGCACTTGTAATGTCTAAAG GTCACCGCATTGAGGAGATCCCAGAGGTTCCATTGGTAGTTGAAGACAAAATTGAAGGCTACAAGAAGACAAAGGAGGCTGTTCTGCTGCTGAAGAAGCTGAAAGCATGGAATGACATCAAGAAG GTCTATGCTTCTCAACGTATGCGGGCTGGTAAGGGTAAAATGAGGAACCGCCGACGCATCCAGCGCAAAGGACCTTGTGTCATTTACAATGAAGATAATGGCATCGTCAAAGCCTTCAGAAATATCCCAG GCATTACGCTCCTTAACGTAAGCAAACTGAACCTTTTGAGGCTGGCACCAGGTGGTCATGTTGGGCGGTTCTGCATTTGGACAGAAAGTGCCTTCCGCAAGTTAGATGCCCTTTACGGCACATGGCGCAAACCAGCATCCCTGAAGGCAAACTACAA CCTCCCCATGCACAAAATGACAAACACAGATCTGAGCAGAATCTTGAAGAGTCCAGAGATCCAGAAGGCTCTGCGTGCTCCTAT TAAGAAGGTGAAGCGCAGAGAACTCAAGAAGAACCCAATGAAGAACTTGAGAATCATGATGAGGCTGAATCCATATGCAAAGACTGCCAAACGCAATGCTATCCTGCGCCAGTCTGAGAAC attaagaaaaaacaagaaagaaaggaaaagagggCAGCAGCTTCCACAGCAGCCGCCCCTGCAGCAGCCAAGGCATCTTAA